A region of the Chlamydia buteonis genome:
GAAGAGATTTTGTTTTTGAGTTTAGATTCTCTTATTTCGCTGTAGAATTGAGCGAAGCTCAAAGCAAAATTATGTTTTGTTTCCGTAGATCCTGCTGCTTTTGTCGAATACCCTCTAGAGAATAACTGAAATCCCTCATGAGAGTTGCGTGTCTTTTGTGAGACATAAGCCCCTAAACCACCCCCAGAGATTTCTCTATTTGGTATTACGTTAGGGAAGTTTTCTAAAGTATGCAGTCCTGTGATAACGTTGTAAGTTGATTGCCAAAGGGCATTAGCGACAAGATCCCCATGATATATTGGGTTAGGAATGTATCCTGTTGGAGTCCAATCTGCGTAGAGGTACCTATGACCTGTATTTGCTGTTTGAGCCGATGCTGAATTTGTTACTGTTGTATATGCTTCCCAATAGGGGGACCAAATTCCTTGATAACCATAGTGTTGTTTTTCATTAATAGCTTCGATGTCTAGGTTTTCGATATCAATTTTTTTATTTGTATTGTCGCAAAGATAAAGGAAAGGGATACGCGTAATGCCACTGGAAAGATCTAAGGAATCATAAGGATCCTCATTATCGCTATTGAGGAGAAGGAGAGGCCCCGAAAGTGTCACAGTGGGGTTGTTATCTTCGGTATATGAGATTCTCCCGTTGCTGCTGTCAGCATTGGGATAGATCCAAATTTTGGGAGCCTGCGCTCCTTGAACAAGAATAGAGGGAAGGTTTAAAGCTAGTCGGGAAAGAGTTAGAGTGCAACCAACTGTATGTTTTGATGTTGCATTTACGTTTGTGCTAATTACTGCACCGTTGCCTAAGCGTAGAACGCCTTGCTCCTGGGTCATTTTATAAACCCTTAAGATAGCTTTATCTTCACAAGCAACCGTACCATAAGCTATCTTCGCAGTATTTTGTATAAGACTGGTGTAATTATTTGCATTACTACTTTCACTTGGAGAGACATCAGATCCTGAGAACAACACTGTCCCTGAGTGATAACTTTCAGGATTAAATATTAAGACTGTATCCGAAGGGTGTTCATTTTCAATGGGGTCATAAAATTTGACACTATGGCCTTGTCTTGCACCTATTTGTAAATTTAATTGAGGAGTTGAGTGTAGGGAGTTTCTAGAATCATTTTTTATAGATATATTTCTTTTGAATACAATGTCTCCCTGATCTGCTGATAAGTAAAATTTAGAGGTGGATCCATGATTTTGAAGGCCAGCACCCCAATGTGAGGTATTGTTTAAAAATAAGACGGGACCATTATCTTGAATCGTAAGATTTTGAGTATGAATGGCGCCGCCATTGCGTCGTGCAACATTATTCTGAAAAATTACTCCCTTAGAATTATTAGTGATATTGCAAGAGACGCAGCAAATAGCTCCCCCACCATAATTATAATTCTCTCGAAACTGTTGAAATAAGCTCGAGTTGCAGAGGAATTTTACGACGTCTGTGTTGTGGGTAATATTACAAGTTCCGCTTAAATAAATACCACCGCCATGACCGGATTGATTGTTGTGAAATATTATGGGAGCATGATTCGAGGTGATATAGCAATTCGCACCATAGATTCCCCCCCCTGAACCTATGTCCGCTAT
Encoded here:
- a CDS encoding polymorphic outer membrane protein middle domain-containing protein produces the protein MVSDPCCPSMYPYPRSLFYLISFSLCSYKLSCLAKEKTIRSFHSTLESGYNYPSSIPLGIDDITNPPVVNHGLLHDEQTDIDISGRKYFYINKQYFKTKGGAVTAKTLNISKNTGPIIFRENSSNNNGGAIASINCNITDNKQRCCFIKNVTIVDVLSSPTTRSGGAIQCSQLVISNNQGPCEFLNNTTTLTGGAIASDNVHITNNYGTIILNSNKCIADIGSGGGIYGANCYITSNHAPIIFHNNQSGHGGGIYLSGTCNITHNTDVVKFLCNSSLFQQFRENYNYGGGAICCVSCNITNNSKGVIFQNNVARRNGGAIHTQNLTIQDNGPVLFLNNTSHWGAGLQNHGSTSKFYLSADQGDIVFKRNISIKNDSRNSLHSTPQLNLQIGARQGHSVKFYDPIENEHPSDTVLIFNPESYHSGTVLFSGSDVSPSESSNANNYTSLIQNTAKIAYGTVACEDKAILRVYKMTQEQGVLRLGNGAVISTNVNATSKHTVGCTLTLSRLALNLPSILVQGAQAPKIWIYPNADSSNGRISYTEDNNPTVTLSGPLLLLNSDNEDPYDSLDLSSGITRIPFLYLCDNTNKKIDIENLDIEAINEKQHYGYQGIWSPYWEAYTTVTNSASAQTANTGHRYLYADWTPTGYIPNPIYHGDLVANALWQSTYNVITGLHTLENFPNVIPNREISGGGLGAYVSQKTRNSHEGFQLFSRGYSTKAAGSTETKHNFALSFAQFYSEIRESKLKNKISSNCYFTGAQLQIPLFDESILTSASLGYAYSHSRVKTKHQTLNTVSEGHFHGHTIGSEICCMLPEGDLSHLQFRPFIKALGIHAIQESFKETGEQIRSFETKHPLINVSLPIGIYCHAQHEANLTTDWKFQLAYTPTIYRQKPKITTTRLISNGSWTTSGTPVDYHAGSVTINNTTSFLNKISLSINYRGDFSKSTLCNFLNITSELQF